A genomic region of Leptolyngbya sp. NIES-2104 contains the following coding sequences:
- a CDS encoding DUF3153 domain-containing protein codes for MKFTRWFKTCIVLLFVALVTSGCVNYDVGIQFESPNRGAIVQRIQLDDRLSTFTSGTAQTWLTNIDQRVKRLQGKTQRLSNQEVLATIPFSSGQDLEKKFNQYFSAELAKKIRNKKPLELPKIDSKLQVKQGNFILFERTRLIYDVDLRSLGVTAPDGNVLVNPSSLLELQFSVNAPWGASSSAKNSAVRRDGKRVIWTLQPGQQNHIETAFWMPSPLGIGTVIVIAIVAAGIYFKNQQLPPAAKPAI; via the coding sequence GTGAAATTCACTCGATGGTTCAAAACCTGCATCGTTCTTCTATTTGTCGCACTCGTCACTTCTGGCTGTGTCAATTACGATGTTGGGATTCAGTTTGAGAGTCCAAATCGGGGGGCGATCGTTCAGCGAATTCAACTCGACGATCGCTTATCCACGTTCACGAGTGGTACGGCTCAAACGTGGCTTACAAATATCGATCAGCGAGTCAAACGATTACAAGGCAAAACTCAAAGACTTTCAAATCAAGAAGTTTTAGCCACCATTCCGTTTAGTAGCGGACAAGATTTAGAGAAGAAATTTAATCAATATTTCAGTGCAGAACTCGCGAAAAAGATTCGGAATAAGAAACCGTTAGAGCTACCAAAAATTGATTCTAAATTACAAGTCAAACAAGGAAATTTCATCTTATTTGAACGGACTCGATTAATTTACGATGTCGATTTACGATCGCTCGGTGTCACGGCTCCCGATGGCAATGTTTTAGTCAATCCGAGTTCACTTCTCGAACTGCAATTTAGCGTGAATGCACCTTGGGGAGCAAGTAGCTCAGCCAAAAATAGCGCCGTTCGTCGGGATGGAAAGCGAGTGATTTGGACACTCCAACCCGGACAACAGAATCATATTGAAACTGCATTTTGGATGCCTAGCCCACTTGGAATTGGAACCGTGATTGTCATCGCGATCGTAGCGGCTGGTATCTATTTCAAAAACCAACAATTACCGCCTGCGGCAAAACCAGCAATCTAA
- a CDS encoding ABC transporter permease, with protein sequence MATEALGWWGVPLAIVAGTLRGSAPFLFVSLGECLTEKSGKINLGLEGNLLMGAMSAYAVAYLAQGTVGSAVSPWLGVLAAGLAGMLLAFIHAWLSQQPKVNDVAVGIAMIIFGSGLAFFLGKPFIQPSAPALPSIGLGDWSSIPQIQQTFRINLLFVLGIAIAPLMNWFFKATRWGLFVRAVGDNPEAALAMGISIKKVRMLCIMAGGFLAGIGGAYLSLYYPGSWSERISSGQGLMAVALVIFARWNPIQCLWASMLFGGAQSIGPALQGVGIDTGYYLFNAAPYVLTLLIMILTCSPKRTISGAPGALGTLN encoded by the coding sequence ATGGCAACAGAAGCACTGGGATGGTGGGGAGTGCCTTTAGCGATCGTGGCTGGAACGCTACGAGGCAGTGCACCCTTTTTGTTTGTCAGTTTGGGCGAATGTTTGACCGAGAAAAGCGGCAAGATTAATCTCGGTTTGGAAGGGAATTTATTGATGGGAGCAATGAGCGCGTATGCTGTGGCGTATTTGGCTCAGGGAACCGTGGGGAGTGCTGTTTCTCCTTGGCTCGGTGTGCTGGCGGCGGGACTGGCTGGAATGCTTCTCGCGTTCATTCATGCTTGGTTATCTCAACAGCCGAAGGTGAATGACGTGGCGGTTGGGATTGCGATGATTATTTTCGGGAGCGGATTGGCGTTCTTTTTAGGAAAGCCGTTTATTCAACCGTCTGCACCCGCGTTACCGTCTATTGGGCTTGGCGATTGGAGTTCGATTCCGCAGATTCAGCAGACGTTTCGGATTAATTTATTGTTTGTGTTGGGAATTGCGATCGCGCCTTTGATGAATTGGTTTTTCAAAGCGACGCGCTGGGGATTGTTCGTTCGAGCCGTGGGCGATAATCCTGAAGCAGCTTTGGCGATGGGAATTTCAATTAAAAAAGTTCGGATGCTGTGCATTATGGCGGGCGGATTTTTAGCGGGAATTGGGGGCGCGTATTTGTCGCTGTATTATCCCGGAAGTTGGTCGGAGCGGATTTCGAGCGGACAAGGGTTGATGGCGGTCGCGCTGGTGATTTTTGCTCGGTGGAATCCGATTCAGTGTTTGTGGGCTTCGATGTTGTTTGGCGGCGCACAATCGATCGGACCTGCTTTGCAAGGGGTGGGGATTGACACTGGATATTATTTATTCAATGCGGCTCCGTATGTGTTGACGCTGCTTATTATGATTTTGACTTGCTCACCAAAACGGACGATTTCGGGCGCTCCCGGCGCATTGGGGACATTGAATTGA
- a CDS encoding LapA family protein: MRQVNFVIIFVICLALVLFGIENTEPAVIHLVKDIQFQAPLSIELILAAGIGAVLAWVFSVWSQVQKTVEIRKEVTVREDRIHELEDDLERYKAELEEQQRLLPAAQTVQDAESREIYAQ; encoded by the coding sequence ATGAGACAAGTTAACTTCGTAATCATTTTCGTGATTTGTTTAGCGCTAGTTTTATTTGGCATTGAGAACACAGAACCCGCTGTGATTCACTTAGTAAAAGACATTCAGTTTCAAGCCCCGTTATCGATCGAGCTAATCTTAGCTGCCGGAATCGGAGCCGTTTTAGCGTGGGTCTTTAGCGTTTGGTCACAGGTTCAAAAAACTGTTGAAATTCGCAAGGAAGTGACGGTGCGCGAAGACCGAATCCACGAACTCGAAGACGATTTAGAGCGCTACAAAGCCGAACTCGAAGAACAACAGCGCCTTTTACCCGCTGCCCAAACCGTTCAAGATGCCGAATCGCGAGAAATTTACGCTCAATAG
- a CDS encoding AI-2E family transporter, with protein sequence MARRSQDLQRWLIIGLIGPIVALNVWLLSQLFAYFDHLIAVLTISAILAFLLNYPVRAFQQVGIKRQGAIVIVILITIALLAILTTTLMPILLAQTTQLLEKIPGSLEASRQNLDAWDNWARERNYPIDIKGFGGRLSTQIENQIQNFAPQALGLALGTLTGLVDTILVIVLAFYMLLYGAQLWHGLLHLIPPKFGVPFGDSLRKNFHNFFLSQILLALFMALAVIPVFTALKVPFTLVFALIIGVAEVIPFIGAALGIGLVTLIVALQNWWLALQVAIACVILQQIRDNLLAPKIMGDFTGLNPLWIFIALLIGLQVAGILGIIVAVPIAGTIKGTIDAIRHPEPSIVIPPEKELPPPA encoded by the coding sequence ATGGCGCGTCGTTCACAAGATTTGCAGCGATGGTTAATCATCGGCTTGATTGGTCCAATCGTCGCTTTGAACGTTTGGCTATTGAGTCAACTCTTTGCGTATTTTGATCATTTGATTGCGGTTTTAACAATTTCTGCAATTCTGGCATTTTTGCTCAATTATCCGGTTCGAGCCTTTCAGCAAGTCGGAATTAAACGACAAGGTGCGATCGTCATTGTGATTCTGATTACGATCGCGCTTTTAGCGATTCTTACGACCACATTAATGCCGATTCTATTAGCGCAAACGACGCAACTTTTAGAAAAAATTCCCGGATCGCTTGAAGCGAGTCGTCAAAATTTAGATGCTTGGGATAATTGGGCAAGAGAACGAAATTACCCGATCGACATTAAAGGTTTCGGAGGTCGATTAAGTACACAAATTGAGAACCAAATTCAAAACTTTGCGCCTCAGGCATTAGGACTCGCATTAGGAACACTAACCGGATTAGTAGACACAATCCTAGTGATTGTTTTAGCCTTTTATATGCTGCTATACGGGGCACAACTTTGGCACGGATTACTTCATCTCATTCCACCTAAATTTGGAGTTCCATTCGGCGATTCTCTACGCAAGAATTTTCATAATTTCTTCTTGAGTCAAATCCTCCTAGCGTTATTTATGGCTTTAGCAGTCATTCCTGTTTTTACTGCCTTGAAAGTTCCATTTACGCTTGTTTTCGCATTAATTATTGGTGTTGCTGAAGTTATTCCATTTATTGGCGCAGCATTGGGAATTGGATTAGTGACGTTAATTGTTGCGCTCCAAAATTGGTGGTTAGCCTTGCAAGTTGCGATCGCTTGCGTCATCCTTCAGCAAATTCGCGATAATCTCCTCGCTCCAAAAATCATGGGCGATTTCACAGGTCTAAATCCGCTCTGGATTTTCATCGCCTTGCTGATTGGATTACAAGTGGCAGGCATTCTCGGAATCATTGTCGCAGTTCCGATCGCAGGCACAATCAAAGGCACGATCGATGCAATCCGTCATCCTGAACCCTCGATCGTCATTCCACCCGAAAAAGAACTCCCTCCCCCCGCTTGA
- a CDS encoding ABC transporter permease: MFTVGNWRKTLEAICIPIAALLFSLVLFGVFCFAAGANPFEVYGAIYQAAFGSWSSFQNSLIRAAPLMLTSLCTALPARLGLVIIGNEGALVIGGIAATIVGLSAINQAPATITQALMAIAGMFGGGIWIGIVGALRHYRGVNETISSLLMNYIAIALLNHLVGGPMRDPSSLNKPSSYAIPDLDRLGTIPFLPRVHYGLIYGIIACVIAYFLIQRTTFGFAARTAGGNIKAARIAGLPVGQLTLAICFLAGSCAGLAGMVEIAAVHGRANESLNANYGYSGILVAFVARNNPIAAGLIAILFGGILASGSILQRRLDLPDATVYVLQGLVFLVVLYSESLYGRFKIFKEPEPKMPVSSAVQGG; encoded by the coding sequence ATGTTCACTGTCGGAAATTGGCGCAAAACCTTAGAGGCGATTTGTATTCCGATCGCTGCCCTCCTCTTTTCGCTGGTTTTGTTCGGGGTCTTCTGCTTTGCGGCGGGTGCAAATCCGTTTGAAGTTTACGGAGCAATTTACCAAGCGGCATTTGGAAGCTGGTCATCGTTTCAGAATTCACTGATTCGTGCGGCTCCGTTGATGTTGACTTCGCTGTGTACGGCGTTGCCTGCTCGATTGGGGCTGGTGATTATCGGGAATGAGGGCGCATTAGTGATTGGTGGAATTGCAGCGACGATCGTGGGATTATCTGCGATTAATCAAGCGCCTGCAACTATCACCCAAGCTTTAATGGCGATCGCGGGAATGTTCGGTGGCGGAATTTGGATCGGAATCGTGGGAGCGTTGCGCCATTATCGCGGCGTGAATGAAACGATTAGTAGTTTGCTGATGAACTATATTGCGATCGCGCTTCTAAATCATCTGGTCGGTGGTCCGATGCGCGATCCGAGTTCGCTCAATAAACCTTCGAGCTATGCGATTCCAGATCTCGATCGTCTTGGCACGATTCCATTTTTGCCCAGAGTTCACTACGGTTTGATCTACGGCATTATTGCTTGTGTAATTGCGTACTTTCTGATTCAGCGTACGACGTTTGGATTTGCTGCACGAACCGCAGGCGGGAATATTAAAGCTGCGAGAATTGCGGGGCTTCCGGTCGGACAATTGACGCTGGCAATTTGTTTTCTAGCCGGATCTTGTGCAGGACTGGCGGGAATGGTGGAAATTGCCGCAGTCCATGGACGGGCGAATGAATCGCTGAATGCGAACTATGGCTATTCGGGAATTTTGGTCGCGTTTGTGGCGCGGAATAACCCGATCGCAGCGGGTCTAATCGCGATTTTATTTGGTGGAATTCTTGCAAGTGGCAGCATTCTACAGCGGCGATTAGATCTACCCGATGCCACCGTGTATGTTTTACAAGGATTAGTGTTCTTAGTGGTGCTGTATAGCGAGTCGCTGTATGGACGGTTCAAAATCTTCAAAGAACCAGAGCCGAAAATGCCCGTATCATCAGCCGTTCAGGGAGGTTAA